One Tolypothrix bouteillei VB521301 DNA window includes the following coding sequences:
- the rplI gene encoding 50S ribosomal protein L9, translating into MAKRIQLVLTQDVSKLGRSGDLVEVAPGYARNYLVPRKLATQATPGILKQVERRRELERQKQLELKQQAQEQKATIEKAGSFNIAKQVGEGEAIFGTVTTQEVADVIKQITGLEVDRRGITIPDISKLGSYEADIKLFTDVTAKVNIEVVAS; encoded by the coding sequence ATGGCGAAACGCATACAGTTAGTCTTAACTCAAGACGTCAGCAAGCTGGGAAGATCCGGCGATCTAGTAGAAGTCGCTCCTGGCTATGCTCGGAACTACCTGGTTCCTAGAAAATTAGCTACTCAAGCAACCCCTGGAATTTTGAAGCAAGTTGAGCGTCGGCGCGAGCTAGAACGTCAGAAACAACTGGAACTGAAGCAACAAGCTCAAGAGCAAAAAGCAACCATAGAAAAAGCTGGTAGCTTTAACATCGCCAAACAGGTTGGTGAAGGTGAAGCGATTTTCGGTACTGTGACCACTCAAGAAGTCGCAGATGTTATTAAACAAATTACAGGGCTGGAAGTGGATCGTCGTGGTATCACGATACCAGATATCAGCAAGTTAGGTAGTTATGAAGCTGACATCAAGTTGTTTACAGACGTAACAGCGAAAGTCAACATTGAAGTGGTAGCTAGCTAA
- the gloB gene encoding hydroxyacylglutathione hydrolase has protein sequence MQVFRLEALSDNYIFLLHAPKQNIAAVVDPAETEPVFRKLKELKAELVAIFNTHHHHDHVGGNRELIQKFPQLTVYGGAEDNGRIPGQKVFLREGDRVQFADREAEVLFVPGHTRAHIAYYFAPKNSSEPGELFCGDTLFAGGCGRLFEGTPTQMVDSLGKLRLLPDNTRVWCAHEYTLKNLQFALTVDASNIDLQNRFEEVKAFRNQGEATVPSLLGVEKRTNPFLRWEQPTLQSSVNSYDPVQTFARLRGMKDQF, from the coding sequence GTCTTGAGGCACTTTCAGACAATTACATTTTTTTGCTGCACGCTCCAAAGCAAAACATAGCGGCTGTTGTCGATCCAGCTGAAACAGAACCAGTTTTTAGGAAACTGAAAGAACTAAAAGCTGAGTTAGTAGCTATTTTTAACACGCACCACCATCACGACCATGTAGGAGGGAATCGGGAACTGATTCAAAAATTTCCCCAATTAACGGTTTATGGTGGAGCCGAAGATAACGGTAGAATACCGGGACAAAAGGTATTTTTGCGGGAAGGCGATCGCGTACAATTTGCAGATCGAGAAGCGGAGGTGCTGTTCGTTCCCGGACATACCCGAGCTCATATTGCCTACTACTTTGCTCCTAAAAACTCCAGTGAACCAGGAGAGTTATTCTGTGGGGATACTCTATTTGCTGGTGGTTGCGGACGTTTATTTGAGGGGACACCAACACAAATGGTAGACTCCTTAGGCAAACTTCGCCTGTTACCGGACAATACCCGTGTTTGGTGCGCTCACGAATACACTTTGAAAAATTTGCAATTTGCCCTAACTGTCGATGCAAGCAACATTGACTTACAAAACCGCTTTGAAGAAGTCAAAGCTTTCCGCAATCAAGGAGAAGCTACGGTTCCTTCATTACTGGGAGTCGAAAAGCGTACAAATCCCTTTTTACGTTGGGAGCAGCCAACATTACAATCATCCGTAAACAGTTACGACCCCGTACAAACCTTTGCGCGGTTGAGGGGAATGAAAGACCAATTTTAG